Proteins co-encoded in one Armatimonadota bacterium genomic window:
- a CDS encoding zf-HC2 domain-containing protein yields the protein MSLSCREALERATELATGSMPPDARAPVLAHLAACAACRDEVAALEATAALLRRHAPAAPPGFWPAFMRQLDRRLARERLPAGVRLRRWLAVPRRAWVATALAVATAAGLWLAVHPGSPPADPDLARARVLVTEAMTTTLPALNETLDLWRVGLTEPDVVFTRSGR from the coding sequence GTGAGCCTGTCCTGTCGCGAGGCGCTGGAGCGGGCCACGGAGCTGGCGACGGGCTCGATGCCGCCCGATGCGCGTGCCCCGGTGCTCGCGCACCTGGCGGCCTGCGCGGCGTGCCGCGACGAGGTGGCCGCGCTGGAAGCGACTGCCGCCCTCCTGCGTCGGCACGCGCCGGCGGCGCCGCCGGGGTTCTGGCCCGCGTTCATGCGGCAGCTGGACCGGCGGCTCGCGCGCGAGCGGCTGCCGGCGGGTGTGCGCCTGCGCCGCTGGCTGGCCGTCCCGCGCCGTGCGTGGGTGGCCACGGCCCTCGCGGTGGCCACGGCCGCCGGGCTGTGGCTCGCGGTGCACCCGGGCTCGCCGCCGGCCGATCCTGATCTGGCGCGAGCGAGGGTCCTGGTGACCGAGGCGATGACCACCACGCTGCCCGCCCTGAACGAGACGCTCGACCTCTGGCGGGTGGGGCTCACCGA